One region of Agrobacterium tumefaciens genomic DNA includes:
- a CDS encoding ABC transporter substrate-binding protein — protein sequence MILTRRLLSRALAIAAVGAAAGLSLPVTSAHAETPVKFTLDWKFEGPAAGFLLALDKGYFKAEGLDVTIDSGNGSVEAIPRVATGAYQMGFGDINSVIKFLDEDPSQKVKAVYMVYERPTFAVVGRKSLGVTGDPKSLEGKKLGAPPPDGAFAQWPAFKQVAGLDDSKIKIESIGFPVREPMLAKGDVDGVFGFAFSVILNLKKQGIADDDISTILMAEHGLNLYGNAVLVNTDFAEKNPDAVKGFLKALAKGFADSVKTPEEGVAAVLKRNETLDSAIELERLNMANSMNIKTPYVVENGMGGVDPARLAASLETLKVSMGLKGNVKAEQVFDAAYLPPKEERMLP from the coding sequence GCCGAAACGCCGGTAAAATTCACGCTCGACTGGAAATTCGAGGGACCTGCAGCAGGTTTCCTGCTGGCGTTGGACAAGGGATACTTCAAGGCCGAAGGCCTCGACGTGACGATCGACAGCGGCAACGGCTCGGTGGAGGCCATTCCGCGCGTGGCAACCGGCGCTTACCAGATGGGTTTCGGCGACATCAATTCGGTGATCAAGTTCCTCGATGAGGATCCGAGCCAGAAGGTCAAGGCCGTTTACATGGTCTATGAACGCCCGACATTTGCCGTCGTCGGGCGCAAGTCGCTTGGTGTCACTGGCGACCCGAAGTCGCTGGAAGGCAAGAAACTCGGCGCACCGCCGCCGGATGGCGCTTTTGCGCAATGGCCAGCCTTCAAGCAGGTCGCGGGGCTGGACGACAGCAAAATCAAGATCGAATCGATCGGCTTTCCGGTGCGTGAGCCGATGCTCGCCAAGGGTGATGTCGACGGCGTCTTCGGTTTTGCCTTTTCGGTGATCCTCAACCTGAAAAAACAGGGCATTGCCGATGACGATATCTCGACCATCCTGATGGCCGAGCATGGTTTGAATCTTTATGGCAATGCTGTGCTGGTAAACACTGATTTTGCTGAGAAAAACCCTGATGCCGTCAAGGGTTTCCTCAAGGCGCTGGCCAAGGGCTTCGCCGATTCCGTCAAGACCCCTGAAGAGGGCGTGGCGGCCGTGCTCAAGCGTAACGAGACGCTCGACAGCGCGATTGAGCTGGAACGCCTCAACATGGCCAACAGCATGAACATCAAGACGCCCTATGTGGTGGAAAATGGCATGGGCGGCGTCGATCCGGCCCGGCTTGCTGCCTCCCTCGAGACCCTGAAAGTTTCCATGGGTCTGAAAGGTAACGTCAAGGCAGAGCAGGTCTTCGACGCGGCTTACCTGCCGCCCAAGGAAGAGCGCATGCTTCCCTGA